Proteins encoded by one window of Cydia splendana chromosome 14, ilCydSple1.2, whole genome shotgun sequence:
- the LOC134797162 gene encoding upstream stimulatory factor 1 isoform X2 has translation MAKVEIDIDMHDHSLENSGDGELMGMVDEGSFAGGVTYKLVQMTSGEESTNNVTTHSPTHVLPDGEFFVISNPVEVFGPGTPQKKTIRTERLQAKAVTAKKRDDKRRATHNEVERRRRDKINNWITKLAALVPHSGLPDTASKGGILAKACDHITELTEKQKRLEKLEVDNEKLVLEILRLNQELTELRKENVTMRNQLADNCVVPRPKAQKP, from the exons ATGGCCAAAGTGgaaattgacattgatatgcATGACCATTCTCTCGAAAACAG TGGAGACGGTGAACTTATGGGCATGGTAGACGAAGGATCTTTCG CTGGCGGAGTGACATACAAGTTAGTTCAAATGACATCTGGCGAAGAGTCCACCAATAACGTAACAACCCACTCACCAACACATG TCCTTCCAGATGGTGAATTTTTTGTAATAAGCAACCCGGTGGAGGTGTTTGGGCCTGGCACACCACAAAAGAAAACTATCCGCACGGAACGGCTGCAGGCAAAAGCAGTGACGGCtaaaaaa CGAGACGACAAGAGGCGAGCGACACACAACGAGGTAGAGAGGCGCCGGAGAGACAAAATCAACAATTGGATCACAAAGCTGGCTGCCCTAGTGCCCCACTCAGGGCTGCCCGACACAGCGAGCAAGGGCGGCATTCTGGCAAAGGCTTGCGACCACATCACAGAGCTTACGGAGAAACAGAAGAG ATTAGAAAAGTTAGAAGTAGACAATGAAAAGCTGGTACTAGAAATATTAAGGCTCAACCAAGAGTTAACAGAGCTTCGGAAAGAGAATGTGACGATGCGGAACCAACTGGCGGACAACTGCGTGGTGCCGCGGCCGAAGGCGCAGAAGCCTTAG
- the LOC134797162 gene encoding upstream stimulatory factor 1 isoform X1 — protein sequence MAKVEIDIDMHDHSLENSGDGELMGMVDEGSFGSAEDRSQLVAQSFFESNADTTTYNFRDLSGGVTYKLVQMTSGEESTNNVTTHSPTHVLPDGEFFVISNPVEVFGPGTPQKKTIRTERLQAKAVTAKKRDDKRRATHNEVERRRRDKINNWITKLAALVPHSGLPDTASKGGILAKACDHITELTEKQKRLEKLEVDNEKLVLEILRLNQELTELRKENVTMRNQLADNCVVPRPKAQKP from the exons ATGGCCAAAGTGgaaattgacattgatatgcATGACCATTCTCTCGAAAACAG TGGAGACGGTGAACTTATGGGCATGGTAGACGAAGGATCTTTCG GGAGTGCTGAGGATCGGTCTCAATTAGTGGCTCAGTCATTTTTCGAGTCCAACGCGGACACCACTACATATAACTTCAGAGATTTAT CTGGCGGAGTGACATACAAGTTAGTTCAAATGACATCTGGCGAAGAGTCCACCAATAACGTAACAACCCACTCACCAACACATG TCCTTCCAGATGGTGAATTTTTTGTAATAAGCAACCCGGTGGAGGTGTTTGGGCCTGGCACACCACAAAAGAAAACTATCCGCACGGAACGGCTGCAGGCAAAAGCAGTGACGGCtaaaaaa CGAGACGACAAGAGGCGAGCGACACACAACGAGGTAGAGAGGCGCCGGAGAGACAAAATCAACAATTGGATCACAAAGCTGGCTGCCCTAGTGCCCCACTCAGGGCTGCCCGACACAGCGAGCAAGGGCGGCATTCTGGCAAAGGCTTGCGACCACATCACAGAGCTTACGGAGAAACAGAAGAG ATTAGAAAAGTTAGAAGTAGACAATGAAAAGCTGGTACTAGAAATATTAAGGCTCAACCAAGAGTTAACAGAGCTTCGGAAAGAGAATGTGACGATGCGGAACCAACTGGCGGACAACTGCGTGGTGCCGCGGCCGAAGGCGCAGAAGCCTTAG